From one Spiroplasma endosymbiont of Lasioglossum villosulum genomic stretch:
- a CDS encoding ABC transporter ATP-binding protein codes for MSKKNKTKITALPTKEKTTAKIKKSGFLSAVIKYFKKYPLLYLIAILTTIASSIISVIIPKITNNFLATPDGFQWEKITTLAYILISLQIASGLFMYFRNLTGSIIGVKVEIKYRNKVLKHLLDLDMSYYEDRKIGDTLTKLISDTSVIGENMQSIPLTMLSSIVTFFGSIYVIFSLNWQLSLIVLGIVLSILIISVLNVQIIRYLNYKWRKVYTEVNADITDRLNTITLIKSNVTEKSENKRFSNEHLKYYQAAKKLLLLKVLLEHY; via the coding sequence ATGTCCAAAAAAAATAAAACAAAAATTACTGCTTTGCCGACAAAAGAAAAAACAACAGCAAAAATAAAAAAAAGTGGTTTCTTAAGCGCAGTTATTAAATACTTTAAAAAATATCCACTACTTTATCTAATTGCAATACTAACCACTATTGCTTCTTCAATAATTTCAGTAATTATTCCTAAAATTACTAATAATTTTTTAGCTACCCCCGATGGTTTTCAATGAGAAAAAATTACTACTTTAGCTTATATTTTAATTAGTTTACAAATTGCATCAGGATTATTTATGTACTTTCGTAATTTAACAGGAAGCATCATTGGTGTTAAAGTTGAAATTAAATATCGAAATAAAGTTTTAAAACATTTACTAGATTTAGATATGTCATATTATGAAGATCGCAAAATTGGTGACACTTTAACAAAACTAATTAGTGATACTAGTGTTATTGGTGAAAATATGCAATCTATTCCTTTAACTATGCTTAGTTCAATTGTGACTTTTTTTGGTTCAATTTACGTTATTTTTTCTTTAAATTGACAATTATCATTAATTGTTTTAGGTATTGTTTTATCAATTTTAATAATATCAGTATTAAATGTTCAAATTATTCGTTATTTAAACTATAAATGAAGAAAAGTTTACACTGAAGTTAATGCTGATATTACTGATCGACTAAATACTATTACTTTAATTAAAAGTAATGTTACAGAAAAAAGTGAAAATAAAAGATTTTCTAATGAACATCTTAAATATTATCAAGCAGCAAAAAAACTATTACTTTTGAAAGTTTTACTAGAGCATTACTAA